A window of the Rhea pennata isolate bPtePen1 chromosome 19, bPtePen1.pri, whole genome shotgun sequence genome harbors these coding sequences:
- the PSMD12 gene encoding 26S proteasome non-ATPase regulatory subunit 12, with translation MAEGGAERADGRIVKMEVDYSATVDQRLPECERLAQEGRLQEVIENLLSLEKQTRTASDMVSTSRILVAIVKMCYEAKDWDALNENIILLSKRRSQLKQAVAKMVQQCCTYVEEITDLPVKLRLIDTLRMVTEGKIYVEIERARLTKTLATIKEQNGEVKEAASILQELQVETYGSMEKKERVEFILEQMRLCLAVKDYIRTQIISKKINTKFFQEENTEKLKLKYYNLMIQLDQHEGSYLSICKHYRAIYDTPCIQAESEKWQQALKSVVLYVILSPYDNEQSDLVHRISSDKKLEEIPKYKDLLKLFTTMELMRWTALVEEYGKELREGSLDSPATDVFGCTEEGEKRWKDLKNRVVEHNIRIMAKYYTRITMKRMAQLLDLSVDESEEFLSSLVVNKTIFAKVDRLAGIINFQRPKDPNNILNDWSHKLNSLMALVNKTTHLIAKEEMIHNLQ, from the exons atggcggagggcggcgcggagcgggccgACGGCCGCATCGTGAAAATGGAGGTGGATTACAGCGCGACGGTGGATCAGCGGCTGCCCGAGTGCGAGCGGCTGGCGCAG GAAGGAAGACTCCAAGAAGTAATTGAAAACCTTCTCTccttggaaaaacaaacacGAACA GCATCTGACATGGTTTCCACATCCCGCATCTTAGTTGCTATAGTGAAAATGTGTTACGAAGCTAAAGACTGGGATGctcttaatgaaaatattattcttcTGTCAAAGAGAAGAAGTCAGTTGAAACAG GCAGTTGCTAAAATGGTCCAGCAATGCTGCACTTACGTTGAAGAAATCACAGACTTACCAGTCAAACTACGCTTAATTGACACGTTGCGTATGgttacagaaggaaaa ATATATGTGGAAATTGAACGTGCTCGCCTGACAAAGACACTTGCAacaataaaagaacaaaatggtGAAGTGAAAGAAGCTGCCTCTATTTTGCAAGAATTGCAG GTGGAAACCTATGgttcaatggaaaaaaaagaacgtGTAGAATTTATTTTGGAGCAGATGAGACTCTGTTTAGCTGTAAAAGACTATATTCGGACTCAAATTATcagcaaaaaaattaataccaaatttttccaagaagaaaacacagaa AAACTAAAGTTAAAATACTATAACTTAATGATACAGCTGGATCAACATGAAGGCTCCTATCTCTCCATCTGTAAGCACTACAGAGCCATTTATGATACTCCATGTATCCAGGCTGAAAGTGAAAAGTGGCAGCAg GCACTGAAGAGCGTTGTTCTGTATGTTATCCTTTCACCTTACGACAATGAACAATCTGATTTGGTACACAGAATTAGTAGTGATAAAAAGCTAGAAGAAATCCCGAAGTATAA AGACCTTCTAAAACTATTTACCACCATGGAATTGATGCGATGGACTGCTCTAGTTGAAGAATACGGGAAAGAATTGAGAGAAGGATCCCTTGACAGTCCTGCAACAGATGTGTTTGGCTGTACAGAGGAAGGTGAAAAGCGATGGAAAGATTTAAAGAACAGAGTTGTGGAACAT AATATTAGAATAATGGCTAAATACTATACTAGAATTACAATGAAGAGAATGGCACAGCTCCTGGACCTGTCTGTTGAT GAATCGGAGGAGTTTCTGTCCAGCCTAGTAGTTAATAAGACCATCTTTGCTAAAGTAGACAGGCTGGCAGGAATTATCAATTTTCAGAGGCCTAAGGACCCAAACAATATACTCAATGACTGGTCTCACAAGCTCAACTCACTGATGGCCCTAGTTAACAAAACCACACATCTCATTGCCAAAGAGGAGATGATACATAACCTTCAGTAA